A single Branchiostoma floridae strain S238N-H82 chromosome 11, Bfl_VNyyK, whole genome shotgun sequence DNA region contains:
- the LOC118425994 gene encoding uncharacterized protein LOC118425994 isoform X2 translates to MLFDIRKALFGAVLVMLLMYAGYLTLTDSVFYRINASNFEMDIETKNPVARTQRHTREREGEVACVVEPALTSCGGIGFASVLLQTIDDLTTCLARGFTPTVIWMACDSCGPSGPGRNYWTWYFEAINPGIENRTDTRVCMGISREYFDLTSAYRTRPGAEGKLVDFRFADMENQISSYFQPITAEIRALVSHVISGYIKPAPRVQKMVDTFYQSFMAGRINIGVHVRLLEEHVEEMTIMGQKTPKLQDFLRTTKHIMDDIKAEKADKEIRIFLAYDRDDIIASFEEEFGKDNVVHTSAFRGIEMDKRLEDKVWGRHLGDQVFMDILLMSRCDYLVHDESNVVAVAYCFNPEIQSYFVSGDASDHKRLNGQSRDSPVELFRQAVAKETRISWDQLEKQKMISLSITDPSMSGDDRQEIVERMRCFVRNVKWSRCGREFAASKRENLRALMGV, encoded by the exons ATGCTGTTTGACATTCGTAAAGCGTTGTTTGGAGCAGTGCTGGTGATGCTTCTAATGTATGCTGGTTACCTGACTTTGACGGATAGTGTTTTCTATAGGATAAATG CGTCTAATTTCGAGATGGACATAGAGACAAAGAACCCAGTTGCCCGTACCCAACGTCACACCAGAGAGCGGGAGGGAGAAGTGGCCTGTGTGGTAGAACCTGCGCTGACGTCCTGCGGAGGAATTGGGTTCGCCTCGGTACTCCTGCAGACGATAGATGACCTCACTACTTGTCTG GCGAGAGGCTTCACGCCTACCGTCATCTGGATGGCATGTGACTCATGCGGACCGTCAGGACCAGGGAGAAACTACTGGACATGGTACTTTGAAG CAATCAACCCAGGTATTGAAAACCGAACAGATACGCGTGTCTGTATGGGGATCTCCAGGGAATATTTCGACTTGACTTCG GCGTACCGGACCCGGCCAGGAGCAGAGGGGAAACTTGTAGATTTCAGGTTTGCCGACATGGAAAACCAGATATCATCCTACTTCCAGCCAATCACAGCAGAGATCCGCGCTCTCGTCAGTCACGTCATTTCCGGTTACATCAAGCCCGCCCCCCGCGTTCAGAAGATGGTGGATACATTCTATCAATCCTTCATGGCGGGACGAATCAATATAG GAGTCCATGTCAGATTATTGGAAGAGCACGTTGAAGAGATGACTATCATGGGACAAAAAACGCCGAAACTACAAGATTTTCTTCGAACGACAAAACACATCATGGACGACATCAAGGCTGAGAAAGCTGACAAGGAAATCAGAATCTTCCTCGCGTATGATCGAGATGACATCATTGCATCGTTTGAAGAAGAGTTTGGGaaggacaatgttgtacacacCTCCGCCTTTCGGGGAATAGAGATGGATAAAAGACTAGAAGATAAAGTTTGGGGGCGTCATCTAGGTGACCAAGTATTTATGGACATTTTACTAATGTCTAGATGTGACTATCTTGTCCATGATGAGTCTAATGTAGTAGCTGTAGCGTACTGCTTCAATCCGGAAATTCAAAGTTACTTTGTCAGTGGGGATGCTTCAGACCACAAGCGGCTCAACGGACAATCACGTGACAGCCCCGTGGAGCTCTTCCGCCAGGCTGTTGCCAAGGAGACCAGGATCAGCTGGGACCAATTGGAGAAGCAGAAAATGATTAGTTTAAGTATTACTGATCCGAGTATGTCAGGCGATGATAGACAAGAAATTGTGGAGAGAATGAGGTGTTTCGTCAGGAATGTGAAATGGAGCAGATGTGGTCGGGAGTTTGCAGCGTCCAAGAGAGAGAATCTGAGAGCTTTGATGGGTGTTTAA
- the LOC118425994 gene encoding uncharacterized protein LOC118425994 isoform X3, translated as MDIETKNPVARTQRHTREREGEVACVVEPALTSCGGIGFASVLLQTIDDLTTCLARGFTPTVIWMACDSCGPSGPGRNYWTWYFEAINPGIENRTDTRVCMGISREYFDLTSAYRTRPGAEGKLVDFRFADMENQISSYFQPITAEIRALVSHVISGYIKPAPRVQKMVDTFYQSFMAGRINIGVHVRLLEEHVEEMTIMGQKTPKLQDFLRTTKHIMDDIKAEKADKEIRIFLAYDRDDIIASFEEEFGKDNVVHTSAFRGIEMDKRLEDKVWGRHLGDQVFMDILLMSRCDYLVHDESNVVAVAYCFNPEIQSYFVSGDASDHKRLNGQSRDSPVELFRQAVAKETRISWDQLEKQKMISLSITDPSMSGDDRQEIVERMRCFVRNVKWSRCGREFAASKRENLRALMGV; from the exons ATGGACATAGAGACAAAGAACCCAGTTGCCCGTACCCAACGTCACACCAGAGAGCGGGAGGGAGAAGTGGCCTGTGTGGTAGAACCTGCGCTGACGTCCTGCGGAGGAATTGGGTTCGCCTCGGTACTCCTGCAGACGATAGATGACCTCACTACTTGTCTG GCGAGAGGCTTCACGCCTACCGTCATCTGGATGGCATGTGACTCATGCGGACCGTCAGGACCAGGGAGAAACTACTGGACATGGTACTTTGAAG CAATCAACCCAGGTATTGAAAACCGAACAGATACGCGTGTCTGTATGGGGATCTCCAGGGAATATTTCGACTTGACTTCG GCGTACCGGACCCGGCCAGGAGCAGAGGGGAAACTTGTAGATTTCAGGTTTGCCGACATGGAAAACCAGATATCATCCTACTTCCAGCCAATCACAGCAGAGATCCGCGCTCTCGTCAGTCACGTCATTTCCGGTTACATCAAGCCCGCCCCCCGCGTTCAGAAGATGGTGGATACATTCTATCAATCCTTCATGGCGGGACGAATCAATATAG GAGTCCATGTCAGATTATTGGAAGAGCACGTTGAAGAGATGACTATCATGGGACAAAAAACGCCGAAACTACAAGATTTTCTTCGAACGACAAAACACATCATGGACGACATCAAGGCTGAGAAAGCTGACAAGGAAATCAGAATCTTCCTCGCGTATGATCGAGATGACATCATTGCATCGTTTGAAGAAGAGTTTGGGaaggacaatgttgtacacacCTCCGCCTTTCGGGGAATAGAGATGGATAAAAGACTAGAAGATAAAGTTTGGGGGCGTCATCTAGGTGACCAAGTATTTATGGACATTTTACTAATGTCTAGATGTGACTATCTTGTCCATGATGAGTCTAATGTAGTAGCTGTAGCGTACTGCTTCAATCCGGAAATTCAAAGTTACTTTGTCAGTGGGGATGCTTCAGACCACAAGCGGCTCAACGGACAATCACGTGACAGCCCCGTGGAGCTCTTCCGCCAGGCTGTTGCCAAGGAGACCAGGATCAGCTGGGACCAATTGGAGAAGCAGAAAATGATTAGTTTAAGTATTACTGATCCGAGTATGTCAGGCGATGATAGACAAGAAATTGTGGAGAGAATGAGGTGTTTCGTCAGGAATGTGAAATGGAGCAGATGTGGTCGGGAGTTTGCAGCGTCCAAGAGAGAGAATCTGAGAGCTTTGATGGGTGTTTAA
- the LOC118425994 gene encoding uncharacterized protein LOC118425994 isoform X1 translates to MSRHFVSTKMLFDKVLFGLVLVMLLVCSGYMTLTDNVFYKRNASNFEMDIETKNPVARTQRHTREREGEVACVVEPALTSCGGIGFASVLLQTIDDLTTCLARGFTPTVIWMACDSCGPSGPGRNYWTWYFEAINPGIENRTDTRVCMGISREYFDLTSAYRTRPGAEGKLVDFRFADMENQISSYFQPITAEIRALVSHVISGYIKPAPRVQKMVDTFYQSFMAGRINIGVHVRLLEEHVEEMTIMGQKTPKLQDFLRTTKHIMDDIKAEKADKEIRIFLAYDRDDIIASFEEEFGKDNVVHTSAFRGIEMDKRLEDKVWGRHLGDQVFMDILLMSRCDYLVHDESNVVAVAYCFNPEIQSYFVSGDASDHKRLNGQSRDSPVELFRQAVAKETRISWDQLEKQKMISLSITDPSMSGDDRQEIVERMRCFVRNVKWSRCGREFAASKRENLRALMGV, encoded by the exons ATGAGTCGGCACTTTGTGTCTACAAAAATGCTGTTCGACAAAGTGTTGTTTGGACTAGTGTTGGTGATGCTTCTAGTGTGTTCTGGTTACATGACTTTGACAGATAATGTTTTCTACAAGAGAAATG CGTCTAATTTCGAGATGGACATAGAGACAAAGAACCCAGTTGCCCGTACCCAACGTCACACCAGAGAGCGGGAGGGAGAAGTGGCCTGTGTGGTAGAACCTGCGCTGACGTCCTGCGGAGGAATTGGGTTCGCCTCGGTACTCCTGCAGACGATAGATGACCTCACTACTTGTCTG GCGAGAGGCTTCACGCCTACCGTCATCTGGATGGCATGTGACTCATGCGGACCGTCAGGACCAGGGAGAAACTACTGGACATGGTACTTTGAAG CAATCAACCCAGGTATTGAAAACCGAACAGATACGCGTGTCTGTATGGGGATCTCCAGGGAATATTTCGACTTGACTTCG GCGTACCGGACCCGGCCAGGAGCAGAGGGGAAACTTGTAGATTTCAGGTTTGCCGACATGGAAAACCAGATATCATCCTACTTCCAGCCAATCACAGCAGAGATCCGCGCTCTCGTCAGTCACGTCATTTCCGGTTACATCAAGCCCGCCCCCCGCGTTCAGAAGATGGTGGATACATTCTATCAATCCTTCATGGCGGGACGAATCAATATAG GAGTCCATGTCAGATTATTGGAAGAGCACGTTGAAGAGATGACTATCATGGGACAAAAAACGCCGAAACTACAAGATTTTCTTCGAACGACAAAACACATCATGGACGACATCAAGGCTGAGAAAGCTGACAAGGAAATCAGAATCTTCCTCGCGTATGATCGAGATGACATCATTGCATCGTTTGAAGAAGAGTTTGGGaaggacaatgttgtacacacCTCCGCCTTTCGGGGAATAGAGATGGATAAAAGACTAGAAGATAAAGTTTGGGGGCGTCATCTAGGTGACCAAGTATTTATGGACATTTTACTAATGTCTAGATGTGACTATCTTGTCCATGATGAGTCTAATGTAGTAGCTGTAGCGTACTGCTTCAATCCGGAAATTCAAAGTTACTTTGTCAGTGGGGATGCTTCAGACCACAAGCGGCTCAACGGACAATCACGTGACAGCCCCGTGGAGCTCTTCCGCCAGGCTGTTGCCAAGGAGACCAGGATCAGCTGGGACCAATTGGAGAAGCAGAAAATGATTAGTTTAAGTATTACTGATCCGAGTATGTCAGGCGATGATAGACAAGAAATTGTGGAGAGAATGAGGTGTTTCGTCAGGAATGTGAAATGGAGCAGATGTGGTCGGGAGTTTGCAGCGTCCAAGAGAGAGAATCTGAGAGCTTTGATGGGTGTTTAA
- the LOC118425978 gene encoding protein FAN-like has product MAFGGEGSDQQKERFSLLLLDPGEIYFEDFGVFYYTHGLTEEEAIRRKTRGRIKMCSKSVVFDPQDVMLPMLKFPLRSCTAIEKWQGPVTSRINATGNVILIESSQVYQMKEGNIVAPYVFKKKKEKYLFSLNFVMIEDVLPQMQQLLRASTLTAADQNSMIAAIVQSRQARVPFNTSWLETLYEKIVVEMVGDKIDPLVVNPGRIMITSSRLYFQPFNNIDPYPVLKIKLSDIKRIVKRRFLLRQVGVEIFCSEDGLKSDLFLTLKEQELRDQLYDSIVTQPDVALAETGQENATLRWQSGVMSNFDYLMYLNNMADRSFNDLTQYPVFPWVVADYTSANLDLSRPETYRDLSKPIGALNPERLHRTLERYHDMPDPKFMYGSHYSTPGYVVYYLVRVAPEYMLCLQNGRFDQPDRMFLSIKETWNNVLTGASDVKELIPEFYQTSGQFLVNAQHLKLGTRQDGTKAEDVELPPWAADHDDFVQKCREALESDYVSSRLHEWIDLIFGYKQRGEASENAYNVFYHLTYEGAVDLDSITDPNERLSLEAQIMEFGQTPKQLFHGPHPQRFQQSPGTKDSVLMGSGGQSESLRTNATDSSTRVPMMKSCHLAALWEGREGLKPVYEHKLHKDTVTAVRLAPSGKTIFSVSQDSLMKMYSLEEQRQQRSISISNMALSSCQVMADSKTLIIGSWDNNVYVYSVEYGHILDTVLAHDDAVSCIQYRDGLLVSASWDSTVKLWESKIGGGAKKQQLQLSAELDHDSGVVCACMDAGNTRVASGTEDGTLYIWSVESQYVLSRHPLHTGSIHAVSFSPEGQRVLTCGADHYLRVLDVTTGTEVCAKDLEEPLR; this is encoded by the exons ATGGCCTTTGGAGGAGAGGGAAGTGATCAACAGAAGGAACGATTTTCACTTCTGCTTTTGGATCCAG GTGAGATCTACTTTGAAGACTTTGGTGTGTTCTACTACACCCATGGACTTACGGAGGAGGAGGCAATACGCAGGAAAACGAGAGGACGGATCAAGATGTGTTCCAAGTCCGTCGTGTTTGACCCCCAGGACGTCATGCTGCCCATGCTCAAGTTCCCGCTGCGCAGCTGCACAGCGATTGAGAAGTGGCAGGGACCAGTGACATCACGGATCAACGCCACGGGAAACGTCATCTTGATCGAGTCGTCCCAAGTGTACCAGATGAAGGAGGGTAATATAGTCGCGCCGTACGTtttcaagaagaagaaagaaaagtatCTGTTTTCTCTCAATTTTGTGATGATCGAGGACGTTTTGCCTCAGATGCAACAGCTGTTGAGAGCGTCTACACTAACAGCTGCCGACCAGAACTCCATGATCGCGGCGATTGTGCAGTCTCGCCAAGCGCGGGTCCCGTTCAACACCAGCTGGCTGGAAACATTGTACGAAAAGATCGTAGTAGAAATGGTTGGAGATAAGATCGATCCGCTTGTTGTGAACCCCGGACGCATCATGATTACGTCATCGCGACTGTACTTTCAGCCGTTCAACAACATCGATCCGTATCCCGTCCTAAAGATCAAGCTGTCTGACATCAAGAGGATTGTGAAACGAAGGTTCCTACTCCGTCAGGTAGGAGTGGAAATCTTCTGCAGCGAGGACGGTCTGAAATCCGACCTATTCCTGACGCTGAAGGAACAGGAGTTACGAGACCAGTTATACGACAGCATCGTCACGCAACCTGACGTCGCGCTGGCGGAAACAGGGCAGGAGAACGCGACGCTACGCTGGCAGAGTGGCGTCATGTCGAACTTCGACTATCTTATGTACCTGAACAACATGGCGGACCGAAGTTTTAACGACCTGACCCAGTATCCCGTATTTCCATGGGTTGTAGCGGACTATACCAGCGCAAATCTAGACCTGTCTCGACCAGAGACCTACCGTGATCTGAGTAAGCCTATTGGCGCCCTGAATCCCGAGCGTCTCCACAGGACGTTGGAACGCTACCACGACATGCCCGATCCCAAGTTCATGTACGGCAGCCATTACTCCACACCTGGGTATGTGGTGTACTACCTGGTACGGGTGGCGCCAGAGTACATGCTGTGTCTGCAGAACGGGAGGTTCGACCAACCGGATCGGATGTTCCTCAGCATCAAGGAAACGTGGAACAACGTCCTGACGGGGGCTTCTGACGTCAAGGAGCTCATCCCAGAATTCTACCAGACATCCGGACAATTTTTG GTCAATGCACAACACTTGAAGCTTGGCACCAGGCAGGATGGAACAAAGGCTGAGGATGTGGAGTTACCGCCGTGGGCCGCCGACCATGACGACTTTGTTCAGAAGTGCCGCGAGGCGCTCGAGAGCGACTACGTTTCCAGCCGCTTGCACGAGTGGATTGACCTCATCTTTGG GTACAAGCAACGGGGAGAGGCATCAGAGAATGCGTACAACGTCTTCTACCACCTAACGTACGAAGGCGCCGTCGACCTGGACAGCATCACCGACCCGAACGAGCGTCTCTCGCTAGAAGCACAGATCATGGAGTTTGGACAGACGCCCAAACAACTCTTCCACGGTCCCCATCCACAGAGGTTCCAGCAGAGTCCTGGTACAAAAGACTCTGTTCTGATGGGATCGGGGGGCCAATCAGAATCCCTCAGAACGAACGCCACAGATTCCAGCACAAGAGTTCCAATGATGAAATCCTGCCATCTTGCTGCGCTGTGGGAGGGTAGAGAGGGTCTGAAGCCTGTTTATGAACACAAGCTACACAAGGACACGGTCACGGCAGTACGGCTGGCACCCAGCGGGAAAACCATATTCTCTGTCTCTCAG GACTCCCTGATGAAGATGTACTCTCTGGAAGAACAGAGACAACAGAGGAGCATCTCCATCTCCAACATGGCGCTGTCCTCGTGCCAAGTCATGGCCGACTCCAAAACGCTGATCATCGGATCCTGGGACAACAACGTCTACGTCTACTCCGTGGAGTACGGACACATCCTGGACACCGTGCTCGCCCACGATGACGCGGTATCGTGCATTCAGTACCGAGATGGACTCCTAGTCTCGGCATCTTGGGACTCCACGGTGAAGTTGTGGGAGAGTAAAATTGGGGGTGGAGCTAAGAAACAACAGCTGCAGCTGTCAGCAGAGTTAGACCACGACTCGGGTGTGGTTTGCGCCTGTATGGACGCGGGAAACACTCGTGTGGCGAGCGGAACGGAAGACGGCACGCTGTACATCTGGAGCGTGGAGTCACAGTACGTGCTGTCGCGACACCCTCTTCACACAG GGTCCATCCATGCGGTCAGTTTCAGTCCGGAGGGTCAGCGTGTGCTGACGTGTGGTGCTGATCACTACCTCCGAGTGTTGGACGTGACCACGGGCACCGAAGTGTGCGCCAAGGACTTAGAAGAACCACTGAGGTAA
- the LOC118425988 gene encoding switch-associated protein 70-like, with product MSDPDREDQLNALWHAFHALDEKREGTVQKSKLKVLTHSLGTVVYTPPVEDVEKHFGDPTVTFQAYSDFVRKVIFQGLSENSIPDWSRFDQVCWQICSGKHLSKDRREKTLTADHAFQVWQMFNRLAEPDRYPLVMDIEEVQFLLQKLVGAMGGQWAEADFQHFSDSLPTMSVWQLIACIETKYSEGIEPETVCEAVTELHKELVLDVVKEGLMSKKGHVRTNWKERWFVLKPCSLVYFTGKDQKDKKGEILNPTPWKVELLGEKSREGKQRLLLTASANMSYEMAAPDLRSRQAWITAIQSVIDLSKTGCSSLVKKHAQKRREMREKRRAEEMKEKERKRKDSELMEEQRQKLEEEKQARSEAEARLALETVLREEEEQMRRELEEMNRQLEKLLEEERQAKKDEEIVRALQAKLLQEEFERREQLEKLKADQDKLLEDERKQRQELEQQWREEQQRLEQLQQEREAADQQLKEASKKLQDAEEKHKKMMAAVEERKRWKAPGLARPIQPTAQPLITHRGLGAFTEGEFEIQKQKKIISKDNEPHSEEGCTGESKPEEGGEQDEVFDDEVKEKKEERLSDEGIGEEVKED from the exons ATGTCCGACCCCGATCGAGAGGACCAGCTGAACGCCCTGTGGCACGCCTTCCATGCGCTGGACGAGAAGAGAGAGGGCACGGTACAGAAGTCTAAACTCAAG GTTCTCACCCACAGTTTGGGCACTGTTGTCTACACCCCACCTGTTGAAGATGTTGAGAAGCACTTTGGTGACCCAACTGTCACGTTCCAGGCTTACTCAGACTTCGTCAGGAAGGTCATATTCCAAGGTTTGTCAGAGAACTCCATTCCAGACTGGAGCAGATTTGATCAG GTGTGTTGGCAGATCTGTTCTGGGAAGCACCTGAGTAAGGACCGTCGTGAGAAGACCCTGACTGCAGACCACGCCTTCCAGGTGTGGCAGATGTTCAACAGGCTGGCCGAGCCGGACAG ATATCCGTTGGTGATGGATATAGAGGAGGTGCAGTTCCTCTTACAGAAGCTAGTTGGCGCCATGGGTGGACAGTGGGCAGAGGCAGACTTCCAACACTTCTCAGACTCTCTCCCCACCATGTCGGTGTGGCAGCTCATTGCATGTATAGAGACTAAGTACTCGGAGGGGATTGAACCTGAGACTGTGTGCGAAGCTGTGACAGAGCTACACAAGGAATTAGTGCTTGATGTCGTGAAAGAG GGCCTGATGTCCAAGAAGGGCCATGTAAGGACCAATTGGAAGGAGCGTTGGTTTGTGCTGAAACCCTGCAGTCTGGTTTACTTCACTGGTAAGGACCAGAAGGACAAGAAGGGGGAGATTCTCAACCCGACTCCATGGAAGGTTGAG CTGCTTGGAGAGAAGTCTCGCGAGGGTAAGcagcgactgttgttgacggccAGTGCAAACATGTCGTACGAAATGGCCGCCCCTGATCTTAGAAGCAGACAGGCATGGATAACTG CCATTCAGAGCGTGATTGATCTTTCCAAGACTGGATGCTCTTCCCTGGTCAAGAAACATGCACAGAAGAGGAGAGAGATGAGAGAGAAGAGACGGGCAGAAGAAATGAAGGAAAAAGAGAGGAAGAGAAAAGACAGCGAGCTGATGGAAGAACAGAGGCAGAAACTTGAAGAGGAGAAACAA GCACGTTCCGAAGCAGAAGCGCGGCTGGCCCTGGAGACAGTTCTGCGTGAGGAAGAGGAACAGATGAGAAGGGAGCTGGAGGAGATGAACAGGCAACTGGAGAAACTTCTGGAAGAAGAACGGCAGGCCAAGAAAGATGAGGAGATCGTCAGGGCCCTGCAGGCAAA ACTACTCCAAGAGGAGTTTGAGCGTAGGGAGCAGCTGGAAAAGCTGAAAGCAGACCAGGACAAACTGCTGGAAGATGAGCGCAAGCAGCGCCAAGAGTTGGAACAGCAGTGGAGGGAGGAGCAGCAGAGGCTGGAACAGCTACAACAAGAGAGAGAGGCGGCAGACCAACAGTTAAAG GAGGCCTCCAAGAAACTACAGGATGCAGAGGAGAAACACAAGAAGATGATGGCTGCAGTGGAGGAGAGGAAACGGTGGAAGGCCCCAGGACTAGCCAGACCCATCCAGCCAACCGCCCAGCCTCTCATCACGCACAGGGGCTTGGGGGCCTTTACTGAGGGGGAGTTTGAAATCCAGAAGCAGAAGAAAATCATTTCTAAGGACAACGAGCCTCACTCTGAGGAGGGTTGTACGGGAGAGTCCAAACCAGAAGAAGGGGGTGAGCAGGATGAAGTCTTTGATGATGAAGTGAAGGAGAAAAAGGAGGAGAGGTTGTCAGATGAAGGAATAGGAGAAGAAGTGAAGGAGGATTAG
- the LOC118426007 gene encoding electron transfer flavoprotein beta subunit lysine methyltransferase-like: MNVLKYKMHFKPKILDQRLNLLFRSCHSEKRKKPSFDPIGFIQGNTEITANHMTPEIKLHLITPRCALWDSRADQCPVTDPFWAFYWPGGQVLTRYILDHGSVVKDKSVLDVGSGCGASAIAAAMRGARRVLANDTDPVAATAVKMNAKLNCVNLEISMDNLIGQGFHQWDVIFLGDMFYDEEFASDVSDWLKTLRHLNPSCQILIGDPGRFSFEEHPAKSLLSKVAEYELDEVCRRENNGLTVGGVWTYNPTRRIK, translated from the exons ATGAATGTATTAAAGTACAAAATGCacttcaaaccaaaaattttGGATCAGAGACTTAACTTACTCTTTAGAAGTTGTCACagtgaaaaaaggaaaaagccTTCCTTTGATCCAATCGGATTCATCCAAGGGAACACTGAGATCACAGCCAATCACATGACACCTGAGATCAAGCTCCACCTCATCACTCCTCGTTGTGCATTGTGGGATAGCAGAGCAGACCAGTGTCCTGTGACTGACCCCTTCTGGGCTTTCTATTGGCCAGGGGGCCAGGTACTGACCAG aTATATCTTGGACCATGGCAGTGTTGTGAAAGACAAGTCTGTGTTAGACGTGGGCAGTGGGTGTGGAGCCAGTGCCATTGCAGCAGCCATGAGAGGAGCACGACGTGTACTGGCTAATGACACAGACCCAG TTGCAGCTACTGCTGTCAAGATGAATGCAAAACTCAACTGTGTCAACCTGGAGATATCTATGGACAACCTGATTGGTCAAGGTTTCCACCAATGGGATGTTATATTTCTCGGTGACATGTTTTATGATGAAGAATTTGCTTCAGATGTCTCTGACTGGTTAAAGACTTTGAGACATTTAAACCCTTCTTGTCAAATACTGATAGGAGATCCAGGGAGGTTTTCATTTGAGGAACATCCAGCAAAAAGTCTTCTTAGCAAAGTTGCAGAGTACGAGCTAGATGAAGTATGCAGAAGAGAAAACAATGGTTTAACAGTTGGAGGTGTATGGACATATAATCCAACAAGGAGAATAAAGTAG
- the LOC118426029 gene encoding 60S acidic ribosomal protein P2 produces the protein MRYVAAYLLAVLGGNANPSAGDIKKILGSVGIDAEDERLNKVIGELKGKDIEEVMAAGRGKLSSMPSGGGVAAAAGGGGAAAGGGAAPAAEEKKEEKKEESEEESDDDMGFGLFD, from the exons ATGCGTTACGTGGCCGCATATCTCCTGGCTGTCTTGGGTGGGAATGCCAACCCCTCCGCTGGCGACATCAAGAAGATCCTGGGCAGTGTAGGCATCGACGCCGAAGATGAGAGGCTCAACAAGGTCATCGGTGAGCTCAAGGGCAAGGACATAGAAGAAGTCATGGCTGCAG GCCGTGGCAAGCTGTCGTCCATGCCATCAGGTGGCGGtgtagctgctgctgcaggtggAGGCGGTGCAGCTGCAGGTGGTGGTGCTGCCCCTGCTGCTGAAG aaaagaaggaagagaagaaggaagagTCAGAAGAGGAGTCCGACGACGACATGGGCTTCGGACTGTTCGACTAA